Within Myxococcales bacterium, the genomic segment TTGGCGACACTTGGAGCCGTGCTGGGGCTACTTCCAGTGCATGCCGTAACAGTTTGCGCAGTCCGTGGAGCCATCTATGAGCTCCCAATCGGAGGGATCGGGGTTAGGGGTCGGTTTGCCGTCGGTCCCCCGCTGTCACCTTCGCCGTCCTGCGGACGCCGTAATAAGGCGATCTGAGCGGCGGCAAAAGGCTGTTGGCCCTGATCGAGAACCAATGCCATGACATCGTTCCCCACGCCAAGGGTGTGCGACAAATCATCAACCGATGCCGTCTCAAACGACCTAGCAAAAGACATCCAATATTTCACACGGTGAGACGCCGCATGATTCGTAATCAGGATACGCCGGAGCTTTGAGCCGCAGCGTCGGCGTCGCTTCGGAATCCAAGGAGGAGCGTGACAAACATGCCCGCCAGCCAAAAACACACACGGTACTTTTCCATGGTGAATCTCGAGACCTCCGACAGGATCGCCAAAACTGCTCTGGACGGGTCCCAGCCGATGGGGGTGACCAGCGGCATGTTATCCTGTATAAGGCACGGCGTCGAGGCGCTCGGTCGGCTCGGCTTTGGCCCCATCGTCTAGCGGTTAGGACATCGGCCTCTCACGCCGGTAACACGGGTTCGATTCCCGTTGGGGTCACCAAACGCTATTGAGCGCGACCGTTTGTGATCGTATCACTGATTTTGTAAAGACCGTATTTCGGCATCCGGACAAAGCCCGACCAAGCCGCAGCGGCGAAGGTCCCGTCTTTGAGCCAGTCCTTGATCCAGTCGGCCGCAAATCGCGGGTCATGCTGCCGTAGCCCGACGCCGCTCTGCTCGCACCACCTGCGATTGAAGTGCTCATGGATGCCCACAGGGGGACTCAGGATCAATGGCATACCGAGCGCGCCAAAGAAGGTGACCTCGCTGGGTTTGGTCCACAGCACATCGGTGTCTGCCATAAGTGTATTGAACTTTTGGAAGTATCCATGCATGTCAGGCTCGTACAGCACGTCAAGGGCGTTGTGCATCAGCGCTTCGAGCTTATGTTGTACGACCGCCGCCATAATCCGCTCGTGCGCATCGGCGCGTCGGCCTGCCACCAATGTCAGCCGCAACTTCCCGGATTCCAAGAGCGGCGCGAGACTGGGTAAAAATTGCTCGACAAGGCCGCTTTGTGCACCTGCGCCCCCGATGGCGAAGGAAAGCCGCGGCGGGACAGCAGGTCCCTCGGGCCCCTCCGCGTTTTTCCCGAGAAGTTGAACGAGCTCGTGCCGCATGTCGTCGTGGAACACCCCGTGCGTGTCCAATCGGCGTAATCGGCGGCGCAAGTTATGTCTTAGTACTGGGAGTTGGGGTCCGCCAAGCAAACTATGGGGAAGCGGAAACCCTGTTACGGCAATGCGCTCCTGAGCTACCCCGTAGGCCCGAAGGCGGCGGCGCGCACGCTGGCTTGGCACCAGGTACGTGATGTGCGAGCCCTCGCCGAGCAGGGGAGCCCAGACCCGATTGATGTCGCTGTCGGTGACGATACAGTAAATGTCAGTATGACCGTGACGGTCAGCCGCGATGGCCGGTGCATAGTAAGTGGTTAGCAAACGCGCATTGTGCGTGGCGAGATAACTTGCGAGGTCATGGCCCAGCCCGCGCCGGATATGATGCTCAAGATAGCGGGCGCCCATGGTGGGGCGAGACAAATCGCGCTCTGGGTAATATTCCGGAATGTTGGTTGTAGCATTTAGCACCGCTCTCAATGGCGCTCCCCAAAGGGCATGCTGGGATGCACGGGACAATCGCTCATACGCGCGGCGTAAGCTGTGCCAGCGTTGACGCTCTTCTGCCTGCGCCAGTGGTGCTCGGTCGGCTTCCAAGATAGGCAACGACAAATATTCACTGAGGGCGTGAGCGGGGCGCAAATGTCCGTAACCCATATCGATGGCGACCAGGCAGAGGGGCTTCTCGGTGCTGGGATGATTCATAGGTCGGGCAACCGTTTGAGTTGGGCCCCCTTCGTTAGCAGGAAGGTGCGGTCTCTCCAGGTTACGCGCCTCAATGCGAAGCCCGCCAGCCAAAAAGCCATAATGCAAAGGTCTTTTACTATGATCAAGGGGATGTGAGCCGCAGGCAACCATGCTCCGCTCAGCGAGCGATACAGCAATACATCCGCCAGCACCTTTGCGCACACTAGGATGGCTCCATGTGCCCACGATAGTGGCGAGGAGACACATTCGCATTGGGTGAGCGACAACAGGATGAGAACTACACCCCAAAAAGTGGGATTGAGTAACGGTTCGGCCAGGTACCCATCAAGACGGCTTGCGCGCCGCATCTGCGCCCACCGTATGTGCCGATTTGCAAAGGAGCGAAACGAGCGGCGAGGCTCTCGTACCGGCAATATGTCGGGGCACAGCGCGACCCGCATGCCGTGACGGTCCATCAACCGTCCGATGGCATAGTCTTCATTAAGTGTATCGTTAACGGCGGGCCATCCTCCGATGGCGGCCAAATCGTCTTTTCGAAATAACATCGATTTACCCACCACCGTGGGATGCTTGACGGCATCGAGTGCGATTTGGTTACCAGCGACGAAAGAGTTGACCTGCAGGTTGTCCAAAATAGCGCCAAAAGACCGGGCATCGCAGCCCAGAAGCACACTGTGGACAAGCTCGGCGGTACACGCGCTATACCAGCACACCAATCGCCTGAGGTAACTGGGCAAAGGATGCACATCAGCATCCGAGATCAAGCAGAGGGCATGACGGGCCTCGCGCTCAAGCGCATGAAGGCTGTTAACCTTGGGATTGAGGCCGATGTCTTCGAACCCGGTGATCACCCGCACAGGCAGGTTCGGATACTCGTCTTGCCAACGTGCGACCGCTACGAGCGCAGGGTCGGTGTTGTCCTTGATGCCGATGAGTACCTCAAACTCTGGATAATCTTGCTCGGCAATCGCGCGCAGGTTTTCCATCAAACCGTCATCGATTCCGCGAATGGGTTTCAAGATAGAAACCGGAGGCAACACCGGCGGCGTATTCTGCCCGTTGAGGGACCCTTCCAATTCGCGCAGCTGACGATGCCGATGGGCATGCGCAAGCAGGACAACCAACCAGGTCAACACCCCTGAGACCACACCGATTATGAGGAACACGCTCATCGCTCTAACCCACGAGGATCAAAAGCGTTCTACGGGGTGTTGCGAGTGTTGTCCAATGCGGGTTGACGGATCTCTATGGTCAAATTGTTCGCAGATGCGCTGTAGTAAATGTTGCCCTTATCTTCAAGGTTATTAGAGATTAATGAATAGTTACAGCATTGAGCTCCTGCTGCGTTGAACTAGGTGTATACATGGGACTGGGAAGGAGAAAGCGCTGGTGCCCGCGGCTGTTACGCGTGCGATGCGCTGGAGAGGCTCATGCGCTAGGCAACTCGCCCAAGGTCGGCCGTGACCTCGCAACGCACTTTTCCGCAATGACATCCGCCTTTGTCAGTCTTGGATTTCAACATACGCTTCGGGGTAGCATGTCTCATGGACCTCATGGAAGTGATAGCGCGCCGTGAAATCAACGACCATATTGGACCAAGGCTTTTATGCCCGCGATGCGCTGGCAGTGGCGCGGGACTTGCTGGGGAAGCATTTGCGCCATGGTTCGGTGGTGTTACGGATCTCGGAGGTGGAGGCGTATCGCTGGCCGAATGACAGTGCCAATCATTGCCGTGCCGGGGTAACGCGCCGCAATGCCCCGATGTGGGGACCTCCGGGACATGCGTATGTGTATCTATGTTACGGAATGCACTACATGCTCAATGTCGTGACCAACCAAAAAGGGCAGGGCGCGGCGGTGCTGATTCGAGCCTGCGAGCCTGTCAAGGGACTAAGCAAGATACGCGCGCGTCGCCGCAACTTAGAGGGGCCAGCGCTGTTGACGGGACCGGGCAAGGTGGCCCAGGCCTTAGGTCTAGACAGTAGCTTCAGTGGACACGCGTTGTTTGCACCCGGTGGTCTTGAGCTACTCGACGCGCCGACCGCTCATCACATCATGCACGGGCCACGCATCGGCATTGGCTTCGCCCGCGTAATAGATCAACGCGCGCCCTGGCGCTTAGCCGTGGCCGACAGCGCCTGGGTCAGCCACCGCAAGCTTCTGCGCGGATCACATACGCGAATCAGGCGCCGTACTCTTCAAGAAACTTAAACAGGTCGCAATCGTAAATGGGCCCACATTCCGGCGGGACGCTGCTCCGAGGTGGCTCAGTGTTTACGTCGCTGCAGTCGGTAGATTCCATAATACTCCGGAATACCTCGACAGTTTCTTGTATACAGATGGTGAGATCCAATACGCCTGCTTCACAACTCGCATCGAGCGCCTTGATCTCTTTGAGACAACGATTTGCGACATCTTTGAACGGGTCGATGACAGCTGGGCATTCGTCGGCGATAAACTCTTCGCATTCCGGAACGGTATTGACGTCGTCCTGCGAGATCGCCAAGTACTCGCAAAAGTTGCGCTGGGTAAACACGTCACTTGCGCCGTCTTTGATGGCTGTCACCTCGGCGCACGCATTGGCTAACGCTTCGGGACTGAGCGTGGTGAGTCGGAAATTGTTAGGGTCGGGGTTGGGGGGATGAGGCGGCTCCACGTCGCCGTCCCGTGCTGTATCAAGTGCGGCGTCGCCTTGGGAGGGCGGATCGTTGCTTTGCCCGCAGCCTGAGGCGAGCATTGAAAACCACCACGTCGCCAGAATAATTGCGCGCAGCACAATCGTATCTTATCAGAACCCCATGGCGCGGGCCACTATAGCCTAAATCGGCGATGCTATGCGCTCCGTAAGGAATCCCAATCGCCTTTGATGCCCTTGAACACTTCGGTGCCTTGCTCGGAAATCGCGAGTGCACCTGTGTCCGTTAACCTTGAACCCACCGCGTCTGGTTCGTTGGGCCAGCCTTTGGGGAGGTCGAGCTTGAGCGACAAAGGCACGCTGGCTAGCAGGTTTTGCTTATCCAGTGTCCACAGGATTTGCGCCGCAAGATACTGACCAGCGATTTTACGCAAGTTGGAATTGACCTTGTCTGAAACGGCAAACAAATCGTAGACGGCAACAGTGTCGTTGGGGAGATGAAGCTGTTTGCGCAGTGCCGCAAAGGATTGTGGTGCGACGGAGAGTTCGGCGAGGTCGAGCCCCGCGATCGGCTTGCCTTTAGTGGCCTTAATCGCGTGTTCATACGCTTCTGCATGCTGGCGGGTGAGTTCCGCCGGCTTGGCGGCTCCATCCATTATGGCACTTAATATAATGAAGGGCCGATCCATTTGCTCAGACATCATCGGGCAACGTATATCAAATCGCACCGGCCTAGGGGAGGGGGGCTTTTTTGGGCGAGGCCAGGGTTGGTTTTGTGGACCTTTTCCGAGCTGACCGAACTCGGTATACCTCAGTTTGCCATGCGCTTAGAGATCAACCCGCACCATCCTCAGCCGCACAAGATTGGACGTGCAGCCAGTGCGCTGCGCGCAGGCGGCGTGGTGGCGTATCCTACGGATTCAACGTACGCCATCGGTTGCGATCTCAACGACAAAAAGGCGATTGATACCCTCTATCGCATCAAGAACATGCCCAAGCATCATCCGCTGACCATCCTCTGTGCCGATTTGGCGAATATAGCGACCTACGCGCTAGTCGATAATCCCAACTACCGCCTGATCAAGCGGCTCATCCCGGGTCCGTACTGTTTCATCTTGCCGGCGACCCGGCAGGTACCTAAGCTCCTAATGCGCAAGCGCAAGCAGGTGGGGATTCGCGTGCCTGATCATCCAGTGACGCAGGCGCTATTGGCTGAGCTCGGTCACCCCATTGTGTCCAGCACGGCAGCTATTGGTGGCGAGACACTCCAGGATCCTGCGGATATCGACACGCGACTTTCGGGCTTGGCACTGGTCTTGGACGCTGATCTCGGGCGGGTGGATCCCTCGACCATCGTCGATTTGACGGGCGACGAGCCCGAGATCGTGCGATATGGGGTGGGAGATGCTTCACTCGTCTGCTAAGTGGGGGCGACAGCTTTTGATGGTGCACATGGATAATCACTTAGTCGGCGATCCCCTCGGCACGCATCGCGTCCTTGAGCCACAGGGCGCGTTGCCGCAAATGGCGTGGCGACTGGATAATGACGTGAGCCGAGTGTTTTCCAACGAAGTTGTGCTGGACGTGGAGGCGTTAAGCATCGACGCGGCGAGTTTTCGCCAAATGGATATGTCCGCTGCAGGAGATGAGCGCGGCATTATGAGAAGCGTCACGCGCACGGTGAGGAGCCGCGGCAAGCAACACAACCCCGTCACAGGAACGGGGGGGGTGCTCATGGGGAAGGTCCTCGCGATTGGCGTGGACGCCGCGGAAGTAGCGCCCACCGTCGGCGAGCGGATCGTTTCGTTGGCCTCATTAACCGTGACGCCGCTTCGGCTTGAAAAAATTCGTCGTGTGCACCGCGCTGCGGGCCAACTTGAGATCAAAGGGCAGGCGGTCATGTGTCATACCTACCCGTTTGCGGTGGTTCCCGAATCCATGGAGCCCCGATTGGCGCTAGCGATGTGGAGCGTGTGCGCCGCCCCTGCGCTGGTTCAGCGTCTCACCCATCCTGGTCAAAACGTGCTTATTTACGGGGCAGGCGGGAAAAGCGGCGTGCTGTGCGCTTATGTTGCGAGGCAACGTATAGGCAAGGAAGGCAAACTGTTTGGCGTGGACATCTCAGAAGCCGCTGCCAGCGAGCTGCGCGCGCTGGGACTGTGCGATGAAGTGGTCGTGCGCGACGGGTCGGATTTTTTATCGGGACGCGAACTTTCAAGCCGAATAGGATTGGATAAGGGGTTTGATGTTGTACTGTCGTGCGTCAGTGCCGGTGAGGTCGAAATGGGCGCGATTTTGGCCACGTGCACAGGTGGGAAGGTATGTTTTTTTTCGTCACAGACCAGCATCACCCGCGCGGTTTTTGGTGCCCAGGCGGCGTGCCAAGATGTCGCGCTGGTGATGGGGGGAGGCTACGTGGAGGGTCAAGCGCAGTTGGTGCTGAATGTTTTTCATGAGTGTCCCGCGATTCGGAACCTATTTGCTGAGCGCTATCTGTAAGACGCGGGGGGAGCGGTGAGCATACCGAGTCATAGTATGGGCACAATCACGTTGGGCGATAACGGCGAAGTGCTGCGGAGGATGCCTGATGCATGTCTCGATCTCGTTTACATCGATCCACCCTTCAACACAGGTAAAAGGCAAGAACGGGTTCACACCAAGATGATGCGCGATCCGGTCAATGGCGATCGCACGGGATACCAAGGACTACGATACCGAACCATAAAACTGGGTTCGACCAGTTACGATGATCTGTTTGAAGATTACCTGGGATTTTTGGAGCCGCGTTTGATCGAGATCCATAGGGTGCTTAAGCCTAATGGCAGCCTTTTTTTTCATGTCGACTATCGCGAGGTACATTACTGCAAAGTACTTTTGGATCAGATCTTTGGCCGCCGCGCGTTTATCAACGAAATTGTATGGGCCTATGACTACGGCGCGCGCTCAAGGAAGAGATGGTCACCCAAACACGACAATATTCTCTGGTACGCCAAGAACCCTGAAAGCTACACCTTCAACTTTGAGGAAATGGACAGAATCCCCTATATGGCGCCGGGCTTGGTCGGCAAGGAAAAAGCCCTACGAGGCAAAACGCCCACGGACGTTTGGTGGCACACGATCGTGAGCCCGACAGGCAAGGAGAAAACCGGGTACGCTACTCAAAAGCCGCTGGGTATTGTCGAGCGCATTATCAAGGTGCACACGCATCCGGGAGATCTTGTTGCAGACTTTTTCGCCGGAAGCGGCACATTGGGTGAGGCCGCTGCGAATCTGAGGCGCCGGTTTGTCCTGGTCGAGCAAAACCCAGAGGCCGTGCGGATCATGAAGCGGCGGTTGGCCGCATATAATCCGCAAGTCATCGAACTTTGCGGCTCGCCTGAGCCTCCTGATAAAGAGCACCCGGTCTCGCGGACACGCTACTGAGCGCCATCGAGTGCGAGCAGGGTGGGGCGATCGGATGCCGTCTGTCGCCTGCGCCAGTGCTTTGCTACTGCATCGAGAATAGCGTCCGCGGCTTGTGCCTTGGGCATGGATGGTAGCGTTTGTTCCCCATCGTGGTCGATGAGCGTTACCTGAGTGCTGTCGTTCTCGAGCGCTTCTTGAGCCCGGTTTGCGACCACGAGATCCAGCTTTTTCCTCAATAGTTTACGCTTTGCTGCTCCGACAACATTGTCTGTTTCTAGCGAAAAACCAACCAAAAGAGGCGAGTTAGCAGCGAGTTTCTGGCCAGCATTGGCAAGAATGTCTTCTGTGGGCATCAGGGTGAGGGTACGCTCCTGTTCGTCTTTGTGCAGCTTGTGCGGGGAGACCACGTGGGGACGATAGTCGGCCACCGCAGCTGCCATGATCAATACATCGGCGTGCGGCATATGAGCGGCCACTGCATCGTGCATGTCCTTGGCAGAGCGCACCTCTACCAACGAAACGTGAGATGGTGGACTCAGCCACACGGGCCCGCTAATCAGGGTAACGGTAGCACCCCGTGCTCGGGCACAGCTCGCCAATGCATAGCCCGTCTTTCCGCTTGAGCGGTTGCCGATAAACCGCACAGGGTCGATATCTTCGTAGGTCGGTCCAGCCGTCACAATAATGCGAACACCGTGCAAGTCCCGGCGCTTGACGACAAGCGCATCGAGCGCATTGGCGATGTTGATGGGCTCACTCATACGGCCCATGCCCTGTTCGCCGCTAGCGAGCGCTCCGTGCTCTGGGCCCACCCACCTCGCACCGCGCTCGGTCAGTAGTCCGACATTGTGCTGGGTGGCGGGATGGTTCCACATGCTCTCATGCATTGCCGGGGCAAAGAGCACAGGAGACTGGTTGCACAGCAGGGTGGCCAAAACGACATTGTCCGCAGCCCCCATAGCCGCGCGGCTCAGTAAGTTCGCGGTGGCGGGCGCGACCACGATGGCATCGGCCCACTGCGCCAGTTCCACATGCACCTCCCCGGGATGATCGGAGAACTCGGTCAAAGGAGCTTGGCCGGTCAATCCACTAAAGGTGGCGGCGCCCACAAAGGCGTGAGCCGAGCGGGTCATTGCGACTTTGCAGACACAGCCGCGCTCAAGAAGCTCGCGCAGCAAAACGACACTCTTGTATGCCGCAATACCGCCTGCTACACACAGCAATACTTTTGGTTTAGGCTGGGCATCCACGTTTGTCTTTATAGCATATCCTTCAGCCCGCATGCGATTTGAGCCAGATTTCGAAGAGTTTTGCCGCTTGGCACAGGATGCCGTGCTCGTCCCGGTCTCGACGCGTATAGTGGCCGATACGCTCACTCCCGTGGGAGCATTTGCAACCGTCGGTCGAGGTGATGGGAGTTATCTCTTGGAGAGCGTCGTCGGGGGCGAGCAGATCGGACGCTACAGTTTTGTGGGATTTGATCCAGAGTGTCTCGTTGCGGGGGCACAAGGGCGCTTTGAGTGCCTTCGGGGTGGGCGGACCACATACACCGACACCGAACAGCCGTGGGAGAGTCTCCGCCACCTTCTAAAAACCCATCATGCCAATAAGCAGCCCTGGCTTCCCCATTTTTGGGGAGGAGCGGTGGGATATGTGGCTTACGACGCTGTGCGCGCGTTCGAACCCAGCGTGGGACAAGGATCACACGGTACCACTGATGAGTATGACTTTCTGTTTGCGATTGGTGGCACCGTCATCATTTTTGATAACTTGATGCAAACCTTGCGAGTGGTGCGCGCTGTGCGCATCAGAGACGGAGCTGACCTGCGCACCCTTTATGAAGATGCGGTGGCACACCTGACTCGGGTGCATGGCCAGTTGAGAGAACCCGTGCGACTTCCCGAACTCAGTCTTGAGATCGTGGAGCACATGGGCGCCGAATTGCCGCCTTCGTCGTTTGACAAGCAAAGCTACCAGGCGGCCGTCGAAAAAGCGCGGGAGTATATCCGCTCAGGCGATATCTATCAGGTAGTGTTATCCCAATGTTTTCGGCAGCCCAGTGACGGGATAGACCCCTTTGATGTGTATCGCGCGATGCGGGTGATTAATCCGTCGCCCTACAACTATTTCTTGCGCTTCCCCCAAACACGTATTGCAGGCGCGAGTCCGGAGACCATGGTGAAACTGACCGACGGTGTGGTGGAAGTGCGTCCCATCGCGGGCACGCGCCACCGCAGCGAAGATGGCGCCGAAGATCAGCGCATTGAAGATGAGCTTCTGGCGGATCCTAAGGAGCGTTCTGAGCATGTCATGCTCGTGGACTTGGGCCGTAACGATGTGGGCCGCATCAGCCGCACGGGAACCGTCAAAGTCACTGACCGCATGATCGTCGAGCGCTATTCCCATGTGATGCATATCGTATCCAACGTGACGGGCGAGCTCGTGGAGAATTGCGATGCAGTCGACGTATTGCGGGCGACGTTTCCAGCTGGAACCTTGAGTGGCGCGCCAAAGATCAGAGCCATGCAGATCATAGATGAGCTCGAGCCAGAACGGCGCGGTGTCTATGGGGGAGCCGTGGGCTATATCAGTTTTGAGGGCGCCATGGACTTGGCCATCGCGATCCGGACGGTCATCGAGGCCAAAGGCGAATACCGTATCCAAGCTGGAGCCGGCATCGTCGAAGCCAGCGACTCAGCTAAGGAATACGAAGAAACCCTCAACAAAGCTCGGGCGAGCCTCCTAGCACTCCGCATGGCGAGCCATCCCAGAAACGCTGCCTTTTGACAGCCGCGCCGCCTCGGGCTAAAAGCCCGTCATACCGCACGATTAGGGGTGGTAGTTAAGTTGGTTATAACGCCGGCCTGTCACGCCGGAGGCCGCGGGTTCGAGTCCCGTCCACCCCGCTAGAACACGTCCCGCTGCTGGCATGCCAGGTTAAGTTGGGACCATCCCTTAACTCACGCAGTTTTAGTCGCGAGCCGGAGCAGGTCCAGGATCTGCGTGGCGCACGCCCGGGTCACGTGCCCGCCGCATCGATGTAGGCAGACGCACGCTACAGCCGTTCCTGCCTAGCCTCGTCGCATTACGGCAGGAGAGGAGCCACAGATCCGGTTGGGCGCCCGGCGCGAGAGGATGAGATGCTCAACAATGCAGTGTAAACCCTATATAAGCATATTCATTTGTGTGCCGTGGCCTCACAAGAACTAGCCTCATTGCGATGGCAAGAGTCGTGGCTCAGAAAGACAATCCAAGCCGCCGATCGTTACGGGCCACCGTCCAAACCGCCGTCAATACCAGCATCACCGAAATAACCTCCGCTGCTTTCCTATCTCGACTCGGCCATTCTCAATTGCACTAATGTTCGTCTGAGACATCCGGGTTTCACGTGCCAGATCAAGTTAGGATCATTCCTCGGCTCCAGGGGGCTTCAGAGAGGGGACGCTAGATCTCCCAGCCCACTATGAGGGTAGGCTCGAACAGGGGTATTGTGGTATCGCCTTCAACCTCTGCTCCAAAAAGAAAAGTAGCTAGCACGCGCATTGGGTCAACAGGCGACCAAAAAAGGGTAGGGCCACCCAGGACCTCGTAATTGTCAAAGGCCAATCGCGCTCCTGCAACGTCCACCGTTTCCAGTTTAAGCTCCAGCCCCGCAGAGAATCTTGAATCGAACAAAGACATGGCCAGTGCTCCGGTTATAGCGTACTCCGCCTCTTGGTCATCACCCAGTTCGCGTTCGTAAATAATGTTTGATGCGAAGAACAAACGGGAGGTGAATTGCTCGGCGAGAAGAATCTTGCCTTCGAGTTTGACGGGGGCATCATGCTGACGCACGACTTCGGCGTAGAGGGTTGGATTGAGTGGGATAACACCCCAATTTGCCAACGCGTAACGCAGCTCAAGCTTTTCTGCGTGGAGTTCGAGCGCGCCGTCGTGTCCGAGTTGCTGGGTTTGGAGATAGACATCGAACTGTAAACGATTGCCCAGGCCAAACTCGAACTCGAACTGGCTGCGGTGACGAACCTCCTCGGAGTCTTTCAAATTGTATTTCGATTCCAGCCAGTACTCGAACGCCATCGTGCCGGCAGGCCTCACATAAGCCCGTGTGTTCGGGAAACGCCGGAAAGCTGTCCAACGCGGTTGCCTGTAGCTGCCTATGCGCTCGGTTTCATGACTGGGGTAAACCGTTGCGTGTGCGCTGTATTCCGGAGGCAGGGCGGGCATATCATACGTATGGCGGCCTGGCTCCCGAGGCACCGCGGAGGCTGGCTGCTTGGCTTCCCTGGCCCGCTTGTGTGCCTCGGCAACAGCTTGAGCGTCGTTCTCCTGTGCCCGGGCTCGAGGCGCCCACCCAAAACTCAGCAGGGTGAGGGTCAATAAAATGAACCGTGATGTAGGTTTCATATGACGCGTTGCTACACTGTGTCAGAGCCGCCGGTCAAGCGTCGCGAAATCCCGCGGCCTTCAGTCGCCGCAAGCGCGGGAAACGAGGTGGAGAAACGCTCCGTCGATGACGTAGCTATACGCGGAGCCCATGGCTATTGGCAAAGCTTCTGTGTTCCAAGAAGCCGATCCATCGGCCGCGAACCTGGGGCCGGCAGGTGACCACAATGGGCAGGTCTTCGCTGAGACAGTACTCGGAGGCCACCATGGCAATGCGGCGCTGGGCCTGCCCATCATCAATTGTTGGATATCGATGAAACGGGGCTGCTCAAGCGTAGCTCCCACGAGAGCCATCATTCCCGGCACTCCGGGCGCTTGCCACGTGGCCCAAACTGTTGTCGGTTGTCCTTCGGAGTATTCGCCGCTTGGTGTCAAGGCGCCTCGTTTTTCATCGAGCCGAAGGAGAGGAGCGTGGCTCGGGCTCAAAGTGGCGTCCCACGGTTCCACCGCGCCGCTGCCGCTGAATACGCCGCCATTGCGCTCACGAACCTTGGAACCACACACATGGATGAGATAGTTGACCTCGAGCATCAAACGCTCGTGCGATGACAAGGCCGA encodes:
- a CDS encoding glycosyltransferase produces the protein MSVFLIIGVVSGVLTWLVVLLAHAHRHRQLRELEGSLNGQNTPPVLPPVSILKPIRGIDDGLMENLRAIAEQDYPEFEVLIGIKDNTDPALVAVARWQDEYPNLPVRVITGFEDIGLNPKVNSLHALEREARHALCLISDADVHPLPSYLRRLVCWYSACTAELVHSVLLGCDARSFGAILDNLQVNSFVAGNQIALDAVKHPTVVGKSMLFRKDDLAAIGGWPAVNDTLNEDYAIGRLMDRHGMRVALCPDILPVREPRRSFRSFANRHIRWAQMRRASRLDGYLAEPLLNPTFWGVVLILLSLTQCECVSSPLSWAHGAILVCAKVLADVLLYRSLSGAWLPAAHIPLIIVKDLCIMAFWLAGFALRRVTWRDRTFLLTKGAQLKRLPDL
- a CDS encoding DNA-3-methyladenine glycosylase; protein product: MLDQGFYARDALAVARDLLGKHLRHGSVVLRISEVEAYRWPNDSANHCRAGVTRRNAPMWGPPGHAYVYLCYGMHYMLNVVTNQKGQGAAVLIRACEPVKGLSKIRARRRNLEGPALLTGPGKVAQALGLDSSFSGHALFAPGGLELLDAPTAHHIMHGPRIGIGFARVIDQRAPWRLAVADSAWVSHRKLLRGSHTRIRRRTLQET
- a CDS encoding threonylcarbamoyl-AMP synthase, whose product is MRLEINPHHPQPHKIGRAASALRAGGVVAYPTDSTYAIGCDLNDKKAIDTLYRIKNMPKHHPLTILCADLANIATYALVDNPNYRLIKRLIPGPYCFILPATRQVPKLLMRKRKQVGIRVPDHPVTQALLAELGHPIVSSTAAIGGETLQDPADIDTRLSGLALVLDADLGRVDPSTIVDLTGDEPEIVRYGVGDASLVC
- a CDS encoding L-erythro-3,5-diaminohexanoate dehydrogenase, yielding MDNHLVGDPLGTHRVLEPQGALPQMAWRLDNDVSRVFSNEVVLDVEALSIDAASFRQMDMSAAGDERGIMRSVTRTVRSRGKQHNPVTGTGGVLMGKVLAIGVDAAEVAPTVGERIVSLASLTVTPLRLEKIRRVHRAAGQLEIKGQAVMCHTYPFAVVPESMEPRLALAMWSVCAAPALVQRLTHPGQNVLIYGAGGKSGVLCAYVARQRIGKEGKLFGVDISEAAASELRALGLCDEVVVRDGSDFLSGRELSSRIGLDKGFDVVLSCVSAGEVEMGAILATCTGGKVCFFSSQTSITRAVFGAQAACQDVALVMGGGYVEGQAQLVLNVFHECPAIRNLFAERYL
- a CDS encoding site-specific DNA-methyltransferase; this encodes MGTITLGDNGEVLRRMPDACLDLVYIDPPFNTGKRQERVHTKMMRDPVNGDRTGYQGLRYRTIKLGSTSYDDLFEDYLGFLEPRLIEIHRVLKPNGSLFFHVDYREVHYCKVLLDQIFGRRAFINEIVWAYDYGARSRKRWSPKHDNILWYAKNPESYTFNFEEMDRIPYMAPGLVGKEKALRGKTPTDVWWHTIVSPTGKEKTGYATQKPLGIVERIIKVHTHPGDLVADFFAGSGTLGEAAANLRRRFVLVEQNPEAVRIMKRRLAAYNPQVIELCGSPEPPDKEHPVSRTRY
- the coaBC gene encoding bifunctional phosphopantothenoylcysteine decarboxylase/phosphopantothenate--cysteine ligase CoaBC, which encodes MRAEGYAIKTNVDAQPKPKVLLCVAGGIAAYKSVVLLRELLERGCVCKVAMTRSAHAFVGAATFSGLTGQAPLTEFSDHPGEVHVELAQWADAIVVAPATANLLSRAAMGAADNVVLATLLCNQSPVLFAPAMHESMWNHPATQHNVGLLTERGARWVGPEHGALASGEQGMGRMSEPINIANALDALVVKRRDLHGVRIIVTAGPTYEDIDPVRFIGNRSSGKTGYALASCARARGATVTLISGPVWLSPPSHVSLVEVRSAKDMHDAVAAHMPHADVLIMAAAVADYRPHVVSPHKLHKDEQERTLTLMPTEDILANAGQKLAANSPLLVGFSLETDNVVGAAKRKLLRKKLDLVVANRAQEALENDSTQVTLIDHDGEQTLPSMPKAQAADAILDAVAKHWRRRQTASDRPTLLALDGAQ
- a CDS encoding chorismate-binding protein; amino-acid sequence: MRFEPDFEEFCRLAQDAVLVPVSTRIVADTLTPVGAFATVGRGDGSYLLESVVGGEQIGRYSFVGFDPECLVAGAQGRFECLRGGRTTYTDTEQPWESLRHLLKTHHANKQPWLPHFWGGAVGYVAYDAVRAFEPSVGQGSHGTTDEYDFLFAIGGTVIIFDNLMQTLRVVRAVRIRDGADLRTLYEDAVAHLTRVHGQLREPVRLPELSLEIVEHMGAELPPSSFDKQSYQAAVEKAREYIRSGDIYQVVLSQCFRQPSDGIDPFDVYRAMRVINPSPYNYFLRFPQTRIAGASPETMVKLTDGVVEVRPIAGTRHRSEDGAEDQRIEDELLADPKERSEHVMLVDLGRNDVGRISRTGTVKVTDRMIVERYSHVMHIVSNVTGELVENCDAVDVLRATFPAGTLSGAPKIRAMQIIDELEPERRGVYGGAVGYISFEGAMDLAIAIRTVIEAKGEYRIQAGAGIVEASDSAKEYEETLNKARASLLALRMASHPRNAAF